A single region of the Hylaeus volcanicus isolate JK05 chromosome 5, UHH_iyHylVolc1.0_haploid, whole genome shotgun sequence genome encodes:
- the LOC128876488 gene encoding uncharacterized protein LOC128876488 gives MDNNNSTIRTERNVASRYLKGKESLKHLRISRKRYSRKGAYLRNRLKRLGKQVCEEEQTETVSAATAHEKLQIEEAMEIELDGRDIVENECQDRQEEEIEEDTKNEKEEEFHRIVGVVMQTETATDEEEYLVVEKETTKSDEKLCRSDGFSIVDMHHVFDQIKLIGEHSETFERSTRHLEIKGLKRSGLNSTLILECRMCNYRAEVHSQPENAQVMNTTENAVAANILSGGGYAQMEDFLTSINVPCMLKKKYRKCHDHNVNKLVAAAETEMVAAAEEEKRLAVERGDVLSCRIPHIPVVADGSWMKRSYRTGKYDSLSGVGVIIGYHTKKVLFIGAKNKICCICSHKRKRPATPSMFQKLG, from the exons ATGGATAACAATAATTCTACGATACGGACGGAACGGAATGTGGCATCACGATACTTGAAGGGGAAAGAATCATTGAAACATCTTCGCATCTCCAGGAAAAGATACAGCAGAAAAGGAGCGTATCTTCGAAATAG ATTGAAGCGGTTAGGTAAACAAGTTTGCGAAGAGGAGCAGACTGAAACTGTGTCAGCTGCAACGGcacatgaaaaattacaaatagaaGAAGCAATGGAAATAGAATTAGATGGAAGAGACATTGTAGAGAATGAATGTCAAGATcgacaagaagaagaaatagaagaagatacaaaaaatgaaaaggaagaagaatttCATCGGATAGTAGGCGTCGTCATGCAGACAGAAACTGCCACTGACGAAGAAGAATATCTAGtcgtagaaaaagaaacgacgaaatcAGACGAAAAGTTATGTCGGTCTGACGGGTTCAGCATTGTTGACATGCACCACGTCTTCGACCAGATAAAATTGATCGGCGAACATTCAGAAACGTTTGAACGTTCAACAAGGCACCTGGAAATAAAAGGTCTGAAAAGATCGGGTTTAAATTCAACCCTTATTCTAGAATGCAGGATGTGCAATTATAGAGCCGAAGTGCACAGCCAACCTGAAAATGCTCAGGTAATGAATACAACTGAGAATGCAGTTGCAGCAAACATTCTCAGTGGAGGCGGCTACGCACAAATGGAGGACTTTTTGACATCTATCAATGTCCCTTGCatgttaaagaagaaatataggAAATGTCACGACCACAACGTCAATAAATTAGTCGCTGCTGCCGAAACAGAAATGGTAGCAGCggcagaagaagaaaaaaggcTAGCCGTTGAAAGAGGTGATGTCCTTTCATGTAGAATTCCACATATTCCTGTAGTTGCAGACGGAAGCTGGATGAAAAGGTCGTACCGAACAGGAAAGTACGACTCACTGTCCGGTGTTGGTGTGATCATTGGTTATCACACtaagaaagtattatttattggcgcgaagaacaaaatttgttgtatatgcagccataaaagaaaaagacccGCCACACCatcaatgtttcaaaaattggGGTAG